DNA from Terriglobales bacterium:
CAGAAAAATGGGGCAGTGGGAGATTGCCGAATTGCGGAACTCGGAATTGCCGAATCGGTAAAACCAGCGTGCTTCCTCTCCCACGTCTGCGCCGAAAAGCGTGGCGCAGACATGGGGCACCGCCAGCACTCGAAGGACTCTGCCCTAGCCGCCGGCGATGGCGCCGATGATGAAGAGGGGTTCAGCGCCGGAGGCGACGGCGGCGGGCAGCGCGGCCGCCGGCGGCTGGTGGGACAGGTCTTCCTCGCAAGCAAAGAAGCGCAGGAAGGGGCGGCGCTGGAGGGTGGCATGGTCGCGGATGGTGCCGCGCAGCATGGGGTAGCGGGCCTCGAGGGCGTCGAGGACGGAGCGCAGCGTGGCTTCGCCCTCGACGTCGAGACAGACTTCGCCATCCACTTTGGCCAGCGTGCGCAGATGATACGGAAGCACGACCCGGATCATGGCAGCGTCTGTACCTCCACGGAAAGCACGGCGGGAAGATCGCGCACGATGGGAGCCCAGGTGTCGCCGGCGTCGGCGGAGGCGTAGACCTGGCCTCCGGTGGTGCCGAAGTAGACGCCGCAGGCGTCGAGCGAGTCGACGGCCATGGCATCGCGCAGCACGTTGACGTAGCAGTTGCTCTGGGGAAGGCCCTCGGTAAGGGCTTCCCATTCATTGCCGCCGGTGCGGCTGCGATAGACGCGCAGGCTGCCCTCCAGCGGGTAGTGCTCGGAATCGCTCTTGATGGGAACGACGTAGAGGGTTTCCGGCTCGTGGGCGTGCACGTCAATGACGAAGCCGAAGTCGGTGGGCAGGTTGCCGCTGATCTCACGCCAGTTGTCGCCGGCGTCGTCGCTGCGCATGACGTCCCAGTGCTTCTGCATGAACAGAGTCTCGGGGCGGGAGCGATGCAGAGCGATGCGGTGCACGCAGTGGCCGACCTCGGCGTTGGGGTCGGGGATGTACTGCGAGACCAGGCCGCGGTTGATGGGCCGCCAGGTCTTGCCGGCGTCGTCGGTGCGGAAAGCGCCGGCGGCGGAGATGGCCACGAACATGCGGCCGTTGTCGCGGGGATCGAGCAGGATGGTGTGCAGGCACATGCCGCCCGCGCCGGGCTGCCACTTGGGCCCGGTACCGTGTCCGCGCAGTCCGGCGAGCTCGTGCCAGGACTTGCCGCCGTCAGTGGAGCGGAACAGGGCGGCGTCCTCGATGCCGGCGTAGACCGTGTCCGGGTCCTTGAGCGAGGGCTCAAGATGCCAGACGCGCTTGAACTCCCAGGGGTGCTGGGTGCCGTCGTACCACTGGTGGGTGGTGAGCGGCTTGCCGGTTTCCGGCGAGGTGTCGTAGACGAACTTGTTGCTTTCGCCCTTGGGCATGCCTTCGGGGATGGTGACGGTCTCGCCTGGCGGCGTGCCGGGCTGATGCCAGGTCTTGCCGCCGTCGTCGGAGCGCTGAATGATCTGCCCGAACCAGCCGCTGGTCTGCGAGCAGTACAGCCGGTTGGGATCGGCGGGCGATCCCTTGAGGTGGTAGATCTCCCAGCCGGCAAAGAAAGGACCGGCGACCTCCCAGTTCTTGCGTTTGCCGTCCGAGGTGAGAATGAAAGCGCCTTTGCGAGTGCCAACCAAAACCCTGACTCCGCTCATGGAATCCACGCTCCTTGCGTTGAATTTATTGTGCCGCGCTGTTGTTGGACCTGCCGGTTCGAAGAGTTCGGCTCTCAGGCGTCGACCAGGACCTTGAATCCGCCATAGGCCATGCGCTTGACGTCGAAGGGCATCTTCTTGCCATCCATCATCGCAGCCAGGCGCGGATCCTTCATGACCTTGGCGTTGACGCGATCGCGATGGCGGCGCGACTTGAAGACGATGTAGGAGAAAAATACCGTCTCGCCGGGCTTGAGCTTCATGACGCGCGGGAACGGAAGCCCGAACTTGACCTTGAGGTCTTCGCCAACGCATTCCTTGTAGTCGAGGGCGCCGTGCTCGCGCCACACCTTGCCCGCCGCGCGGGCCAGGCGGGAATACGCCGCCAGATTCTTCTTCGGTACTGCCAGAACAAAGCCATCCACGTAGCTCATCATTGTCCTCCGATCAGGTGCTGACACTTACCTGCCTGCTTACATGTTGTGCTTTACCTCAGCCGGTACCTTTGAGGTCGTGAAGCAGTGCGTGCGATGAGTTTCCGGCCTTCCAGATCGAGCTTCACGGTTTCGCCGTACCAACTGACGTTGCCGGGAAATCTGCCCTTGAGCTTGCGATTGAGCCGACTGAACAGTTCCGTATGCGTGAGTTCGGCCCCCTCGAGGGCCGCCAGGATGGCTTGCTTCATGGAATCGTACTTCTGCTTGCTGATGTGCAAGCCGCGCTTACCCTGAGGATGTTTGGTGAGTATTCTCAGTTCGGTCATTGCGGTCCTCATGCCTGCTCGTACGCCTGGCGCAGGGCCTGGATGTCGATTTTTTTCATCTTGAGCATGGCTTCCATGACTCTCGTGGATTTTCCGGGATCGGGATCGCTGAGCATCTCGCCCAGGATAGTGGGATTGATCTGCCAGGAGAGGCCGTACTTGTCTTTCAGCCAGCCGCACGGCCCTTCTTCTCCGCCGGCCGAGAGCTTGGCCCAGAACTCGTCCACTTCCTGCTGGGTCTGGCACTCCACGGAGAAGGATACGGCCTCAGTGAACTTGAAATGCGGCCCGCCGTTCAGCGCGATGAATTCCTGTCCATCGAGCTGGAAGACCACGGTCATCACGCTGCCTTTGGGCCCGGGTCCAGCCTCTCCGTAACGAGAGATTTTCACGATCTTCGAGTTCTTGAAGATGGAGACGTAGAACCTGGCCGCTTCCTCGGCCTGAGTGTCGAACCACAGGAATGGAGTGATTCTGGGCATCGGTGTCGCCTTTCGCAGGTGCGCTTTCGGTTCGTGCAACGGTGGAATCGCCAGTCCCGGTTGGGGCCCGGCGGCGGAAAAAGCCACCGCCGCCGGCGATCACAACGGGTGCGGGCTCAGGCCGCCGACGCAGACTTGGGCTGCAACTGCTGCTGCATCTGCTGCATGAACTGGCGCATGGCGGTCACGTGGCCGGGGCTGCGCTTCTCCGCCCAGGCCTCGTAGCGCTGGGCGGCCTTTTCCAGGTGGGCGAAAAGCGGCTTGTAGGTCCACTTCTCGCGCGCCTCCGGGACGATGGGTTTGAGCTTTTCCCAGACGCCGAAGAACTCGCCGCTGGTCTCAAAGAAGAGGTCTTCGTGAAGAAGGCCGTAGTTGAGCAGGGCGCAGGCCTGTTCCCAGTAGCCGACAACCATGCCAAAGAACGCACCGGCTTCGGTGCCGGGCGCGGCGAGACGCATGGCTTCGTCGAAGCTCTTCGGGTGGAAATCCCGGTGAAACCAGTCGCGGGCCTGGCGGAGCCGGGCCTCGCGGCGCAGATCGTAGACCTGCAGGTGGAGTTGGGCTTGCTCGTGGGTCGGTTTGCTTTCCATGATTCCTCGCTCTCCTTGTTGGTTACTTCCTGGAATGAACTGCGTTGGGTTGGGAGTGGCGGAGTGACGAAGTGAGTGGCGAATCGAAATTCAGAGCGGGGTCGCCGACCCGCGGCAACAGCGGAGTGGGATCGCGCTCCTGCCAGCGACGCCGGACCTCGGCCAAGACCGCCGGACGATTCTGCTCCATCCTTTCGATGAGGGCACAGGCCGCGCCGGTTTCCTCGTGGCGGGCAGCCCAGATGAGCAGCTCCAGAAGCACGGGCGCGAGGTCGATGCCCTTCTCCGTCAGGCGGTAGTTCACGCGGCGGGCGTCGCTCTCCTCGGGCTCGGCGGTGATGATGCCCGCGGCTTCCAGCCTCCGCAGCCGGTCGGCGAGGATATTGGTGGCGATGCCCTCGCCTGCCTGCTGGAACTGCTTGAAGGTGCGGTAGCCGCGAACCATGAGATCGCGAATGATGAGCAGCGACCAGCGATCTCCGAAGCGCTCGAGCGAGACGCTTACCGGGCACCCGGAGCGGCGTTCGGATCTGGGCTTTCTGGGCACGGGATGGACAGTATCATATTTACTTGCATATTGCAAGTGATATTCGTGAAGGGCGGGAGGAGGTTGGCGCGATGGATGAGCCATGAGCAATCGGCGAGGGATAAACATCGGGCCACGGCTGGGTGGTGACGGCGTTGCCGAGTGGTTACTCGGGCATTACCAAAGAAACCTTTACATCGGCGAGGGAGAAACCTAGACTGGGCGGTAGTTTGCGAGGCTGGGGTCGACCTGGCCGCCCACAGAGACCTCGAAAGCAAGCCAGGCAAGCATCACAATCAGGGGATGAACCGGTAACGGGGTGACCGGTGGTCAAGTGCTGCTTCATTGACGAGCGGGAAGACTTCTTCCAGCTATTGGGGGAGAAGCTCGGGGAGGAATTCGAGATGCGGTCTGCGGCGGCGGACGATCGCGAGCTCCTGACCGAGTGCGACGTGGTGCTGGTGGGGCTGCCGCCGGCGGAGGATCCGCGCTTCGCGAAGTGTCTGGAATCGCTGCAGAAGATCATCCGCAACCCGGACGCGGCGCCGGTGGTGGCCTTTGTGGCCGGACCGGACCGGGCCGTGATGCGCCAGGCGATGTCGGCGGGCGCGTACGACTGCTTCATGGAGACCGGCTCGATGGAGGAGCTGCGCATCGTCCTGCGGCGGGCCGCGCGCTTCCGCGACCTGAACCGCGAGGTCGAACGGTTGCGGGCGCAGGGTCCGCAACTGAAGGATTTTCCCGCGGTGCTGGGCGTGGACGGCAAGATCCGCGCGGTGTTCCAACTGGCGCAGCGCGTAGCGCAAACCGACGCCACCGTGCTGGTGACGGGCGAGAGCGGGACGGGCAAGGAGTTGCTGGCGCGGGCCATCCATCAGGCGAGCCCGCGGGCGAAAGAGCCGTTTGTGGCGGTGGCGTGCTCGTCGCTGCCGGAGACGCTGATCGAATCGGAGCTGTTCGGGCACGAGAAGGGAGCGTTCACGGGCGCCAACGCGGTGCGCCGCGGACGCTTCGAAGCGGCGGGACAAGGGACCATCTTCCTGGATGAGATCGGCGATCTTTCGCCGGCCATGCAGGTGAAGCTGCTGCGGGTGCTGCAGGAAAGGACGTTCGAGCGCCTGGGCAGCAACAAGCCGGTGGCCATGGAGGCGCGGGTCATCTGCGCCACCAACCGCAATCTGAAGCAACTGGTGGAACAGGGCAGCTTCCGGCTGGACCTCTATTACCGGCTGAACACGGTGGAGCTGGAACTGCCTCCGCTGCGGGAGCGGCGGGACGACATCACTCTGCTGGCGCACGCCTTTCTGCAGAACTTCGCGGAGCGGCACCAGAAACCGGCGCGGCGCATCTCGCCGGCGGCGATGTGCGCGCTGCAGGAGTACGACTGGCCGGGCAACGTGCGCGAACTGCAGAACGTATTGGAGCGCGCGGTGGTGATCTGCGAGGGGCCGGACATCCGCATCAACCATCTGCCTTCGCAGTTCGCGGGCTGGGAAGAAGAAACGGCGCCGACGTCGTTCGAAGAGGAAGTCCGCAACTTCAAGCGCCGCCTGATCCAGCGCACCCTGCAGGAGTACGGGAACAACAAGCTGCAGGCGGCCCGGTCGCTGAAGATCGCGCGGTCGTCGCTCCATCGGCTGATCGACGAGCTGGATATCCCTCCGAGAGTGCAGTGAGGAACCCACGATGAATACCCGGCACTGGACGGACTGGGTAGGATTTGCCGTCTTTCTTGCCTGCGGCATCCGAGTCATGGTGCAGGTGCCCGAGTTCGGCATTTTCCTGCTGCCGGCCCTGCTGCACCAGTTCGGCGTCTCCCTGTCCTTTCTGCTGCGGCGCCCGGTGCGCGCGGAAGCCCGAGGATGGCTGCCGCCGCTCTCTGCGTACGCCAGCATCCTCATGCTTCCAATCTTCGGCCTGGCCGCGGCGCGCTGGTACCCGGAATGGCTGGCGCGAACGCCCTCGTCGACACAGGCTTCCGTGGCGGGCCTCTTGCTGCTCGGCGGCAGCACCTTCCAGGTGTGGTGCATCTGGCACATGCGGCGCGCGTTCAGCATCGTGCCGCAGGCGAGGATGCTGGTCACCAATGGTCCGTACCGTTACGTACGCCATCCCATCTACGCCATGATCGTGGTGCAGAACCTGGCCGGATTCCTCTTCCAGCCCACGGGCGCCGTGTTAATCGCCCACCTGGCGTGGCTGGCCATCACGGTGGTACGAGTGAATTACGAAGAACAGGTGATGCGAAAGGCGTTCCCGGAGTATGAGGAGTATGCCCGTCGCGTTGGGGCGTTCCTGCCCAGGCCGCCGCGCCAGGAATCGCCGGCGAGCATGCCCCTGGGCGCGCCTGCTGATTCGTAGAAATTGAAGAGGTAGCCCCCGGGGGTCCGGGGACCTCAAGACCTTTGACTTCGCTCAGGATTTTGCCCGCGCGGCTGGAGAAGACGCTGGGCGTCTACAATCGGGTCCGTTTTCACACCCGCAGGTAATCCGTTATAAGCGACACCACACACGCGTGCGCGCGCTACAATCGGGCGCAGATGAGTGCCACTGAAGCGGCGGTGCCGACTGAGCCGGGCGCGCAGGTTCTTTTTTCCTCTCCCGTTTCCTCTTCCCGACTTTCCACGCGGCGCGTGTTCCACTGGGTGGTGCTGGTGTCGCTGCTGGGAGTTACGGCACGACCCATCCTGGTGCCGGATTTCTGGTGGCATCTGCGCACGGGACAGTGGATGGTGGAGACGCGCAGCATCCCGCACACCGATCCTTTTTCCTACACCGCCGCCGGCAAGCCGTGGGTGACGCATGAGTGGCTATCGGAAGTGCTGATCTGGGCCCTGTACCGGGTGGCCGACTGGGGCGGCCTGATCCTGTTCTTCAGTCTGGTGATTGCGGCAGCGTGGTGGATCGTGGACCGGCGGCTGGAGGGCCAGCCGTTCGTGGCCGGATTCGCGCTGCTGCTGGGCGCCTTCTCGACCGCGCCGGTGTGGGGCGTGCAGCCGCAGATGTTCACCATGCTGCTGGCCAGCATCTTCCTGTGGCTGGCCGACGCGTACGCGCGCGACGGCCAGGCGAAGCGACTGGTGTGGATGCCGCCGCTGATGGTGCTGTGGGTGAATCTGCACGGCGGATTCCTGGCGGGTCCGGCGCTGGTCGGAGTTTTGGCAGCGGGACTGGTCCTGGATGAACTAGTGGAGGGCCGGGGATGGAGGGCGGCGTTCAAGCGCGCATTTCCACTGGCCGCGGCAGCGGCAGCGTGCCTGGCGGTGATTCCGCTGAATCCCAACGGCGCACGGCTGTACGCGTATCCGTTCGAGACGCTGCAATCGGAGGCGATGGCGGAAAACCTTCGCGACTGGCTCTCGCCGGACTTCCACAAAGCCAGCATGCTGCCGTTTGCAGTGCTGATTTTCGCCACTGCGGGGGCGATGGCGATCTCGCCGCGGCGGGCACGGGTGAGCGATGCGCTGTTGCTGGCGGTGACCGGGTGGCTGGCGCTGCGTTCCGGCCGGCACATCCCGCTCTTCGCATTGGTGGCCACGCCGCTGCTGGCGGCGCACGCCTGGGACTGGGTGCGCCGGCAGAGCTGGGGAAGTTGGATGGCGCAGCCGGAAACTCCCCTGACGCCGACCAAGAGAACAACGAACGCCGTGGTGCTGGGCGTGCTGGTCGCGGCCTGTGGGTTTTATTTCGCCGATGTGATTGCCAGCCAGCCGCAAGCGGAGTCGGAGATATTTCCGCGGCGCGCCGTGGAGTTTCTGAAACACGAAAAGCCTCCGGCGCCGGTGTATCACCGCTATGACTGGGGTGGCTACCTGATCTGGCACCTGTATCCGCAATATCGCAGCTACATCGATGGCCGGGCCGACCTCTACGGCGATGCGTTCATGATGGAATATTTCCGCACGTATCGGGGACGGCCGGGGTGGCCGGAAACGCTGGAGCGCTTCGGGGTACGCACGGTGATGGTGGAACCGCACATGCCTATCGCCAGTCTGCTGCGGCAGGACCCGGGCTGGGCGAACGTGTACGAGGACGACCAAGCGGTGGTGTTCGTGAAAAAACAGTAGCCAGGTGCCAGTGGTGAGTGGCTATAGGAAGCCTCCCCATCCGCTTTCCGCTTTCCGCTTTCCGCTGCACGCCCCGCTTTCCCGGGTCACACCGAGACGCTACCCCCACTATCAGGCCGGGGGAACCTCCACTGTCGCCCGGGTAGAGCAGCCACGTTGGTGGGGTGTCTCAGAAATCGGACAGTGGGGTGGGTTACCAGCCAGATTACCCGCGTAATACATAGAAAATAAACCAAATAAAGGTTCGTTCCAAGGGCTGGATTTGCCCCAAAAATGCAATCTACGGAGGCCGAAATCGAGCGCTGGGGGCGTTTTCGCTCACCGGGGTTCGGGAGGAGACAAACAAACATGAAGGACGTTCTTCGCAGGATGTGGCGGGATGACGAGGGCCAGGACGTGGCGGAATACGCGCTGATGCTGGCGGTCATCCTGGTGGTCGTGATCGGGGCGGTGCGCCTGATCGGCACCAACGCGAGCAACATTTTCAACGCTGCGTCGGGCCAGCTGACCACCCCGTAGGCGAGGCGGGGGAAGGAGGCAATTCGGGCCTGGACCCGAGCACCCCTTGCGCTTCCCCAGGCTTTCGGAGTCCTATCGCCGGGATAGGGCGGCAGTGGCAGTACCCGGCTGTCCAACCAAACCGTAGAAGCCAACCGGAGGAGATCGTGACAGAACTCGTCTGGAAGATGTGGAAGGATGACAAGGGCGAGGACGTCGCCGAGTACGCGCTGATGCTGGCGGTGATTCTCGTCGTGGTGATCGGGGCGGTGCGCCTGATCGGCACCAATGCGAGCAACATCTTCAACGCCGCGTCGGACCAGCTGACCACCCCGTAGGAGTGCTGGATGCGAGCGGCAGGTGGGCTGACACCCCGTCCCGTCCTGCCGCTCCCGGTTTTTTGAGCCATAATAGGAACTAGCGAGAGGGGAGACGCGAGGCGCCCGTATGTCGGAATGGTTGTGGCAAGCCTTCGTGATCGCCTTCGTGGTGACCTGTGCCATCGGCGACGCGCGCTGGCGAAAGATTCCGCGCGCGTTCACCACCTGCGGCGTGGTGGCCGGCCTGGCGTTCCACTTGTGGAGCGGAGGTCTGGCGTCGGCGGCTGCGGCCGCGTTTCTGGGATTCGCCGTGGGTCTGGCGTTCTTTCAGTTGGGCGCCATCGGCGGCGGTGACGTCAAGCTGATGGCGGCCCTCGGAGCCCTGCTGGGGTTGCAACCCTGGCTGGTGGCCATGCAGATCGCCGTGTTCGTGGCGGCGCTGATGGCGGTGGCGCAGATCTTCCGGCGCGGAGCCTGGCGGCAGACGCTGGAGAACATGCGCGAGATCCTGCGGGCGCTGAAAGCGCAAGGGCTGCGCGCCCATCCCGTGCTGCATGTGAAGAACGCCGCCATGATCCGAGCCCCGTTCGGCGTGGCAGCGGCCTGCGGCACGCTGTTCGCACTGGTGGCGCGATGAGGAACCAGCGCGGTTACGAGCGCGGCGCTACGCTGGTGGAGGGCGCCATCACGATTCTTCTGTTCTTCACCCTGATTTTGGCGAATATCGAATTCGGACGGGCGTACAATCAGTACCAAGTCATGACCGACGCGGCGCGCGAGGGAGCGCGATTCTCGGTAGCGCCCTTCAGCGGCACCAATACGCTCCCGACGACGACCGCCGTGCAGGCAGAGGTCCAACGGTTTCTGGACAGCGCGGGTGTGCGGGGAGCGACAATCTCGGTGACGCAGAACGTGACCGCCACGATAAATAATGTGCCCGTGACTCATACGCAGGTAACGGTGAACGCCCCGTATACGTTCTTCTTTTTCCGCTTCGGATCGGTGGGCCTGAGCACAACCGCTACGATGCGCAACGAGACCTCCCCCTGAGGCAGGAGACGCCGGACGATGAGGTCGACCCAGTGGCAATCGAGGGAGCGGGGAACGCAGATCGTGGAGATGGCAGTGGCCCTGCCACTCTTGCTGTTTATGGCGCTGGTGGTGATCGAGGGGGCCAGCCTGGTCCGCACCCACCAGGTGCTGAATAATGCCGCCCGCGAAGGTGCGCGGTTCTCCATCATCCTGACCAACAAGGACAATCCCGCAACAGGCTTCAATGGAACCAATGCGATCAAGGACCGGGTGGTGGCCTACGCCGCGGCCAACGGAGTGACCATCACCAGAAGCAACGTCACCATCAACCAGTGCGCGTTGATCACCTCGCCGTCAGGGCTGACTTATTCGACATCGCTGGTGGTGGTGCAGCTCAACTATACGCTGCGGTATCTGCCGCGCATCCCGTTCACCAGCGCACCGACCACGGTGCCGCTCGCCGGACGGGCACAGTTCCGAAACTTCTACGGGTGCAACTGAGCTAGGAGGATCGTATGGACCGGAGACGGTTCTTAGTCGTGGGAATGATCGCGGTCGTGCTGGCGGCGCTGGTGAGTTTCGGAGCGCTGCGAGTCCTGCGCGGCGCGCAGGCCGATGCAGGCAGCACCACCAACGTGGTGGTGGCCGCCAAGGCGCTGCAGGTGGGGCAGCAGATCCAACTTTCCGATCTGCAACTGGCGCGGCTGCCTACCGCGCAACTGCCCCAGGGAGTGTTCGGCGACCTGAAGGAAGTGGCAGGCCGGGGTGTGATCGTGCCCATTTCGGAAAAGGAAGTGGTGCTGAACAGCAAGCTGGCGCCGCGCGAGGCCGGCGCCGGCCTGCCGCCGAAGATCCCGCAGGGTATGCGGGCGCTTTCCGTGCGGGTGCGGGAGGACATATCCGTGGCCGGATTCGTGCAGCCGGGCACACGGGTGGATGTGTTGCTGACGGGCATTCCGCCCGGCTCGCCTTCCGGCCAGACCGTGACCACCACCGTGCTGGAGAACGTCGAAGTGCTGACGGCCAACCAGGACCTGCAAGCCAAGGAGCCCTCCAAGAAGGACACTACCGTGGTGACCCTGCTGCTTTCACCGGAGGACGCGCAGAAGCTCACCCTGGCCAGCACCCAGGGTTCCATTCACCTGGCATTGCGGAACCCCCTGGACAGGGACGAGGTGAAACCGAAGGGAACGTACTATGGGGACTTGTACGTAGCCGCGGGCGCGCAGCCGCAACAGGCCAAGGCCGCGGTGTCCGGAGCGTCGACCCGGCGAGCCAGGCACGCGGCTGTGCCGGAACCGAGCAAGGTTTACGTAGTGGAGATGATCCGCGGGGATAAGCGTGACGAGGCAAAATTCTAGGCGCCAGAAGCCGGGGGACGGAGCGAGACGATGACACAAACCGAGAGGCGGTGGCTGTCGTTGGGGAGTCTGGTAGTGATGGCGGCGATGGCAATGGCCCCGGCAGCCTGGGCGATGCAGGCGGCGGCCGAAGCCGGAGCGATGACGCCCAAAAAGGCTCCGACCGGCCTGGGACAGGCGATTTCGGGCGCCCAACAGGGAGCCGCCGAGGCACTGGGATCGGTGACGCCCGGGGCTCCGACGGCCACGGGCGCCCCACAAGCCACTGGGCCCGCCGCGGAAGCCGGCATGCCGCAGGAGGGCTTTCCGGAAGGCTCGGTGCCGTTGCGGGTGCTGGCGGGCAAGTCCATCCTGGTCAACACCACGGACCGGCTGAAGCGCGTGGCGGTGAGTGATCCGACCGTCGCCGATGCCCTGGTCGTGACCCCGACCCAGATCCTGGTGCACGGTCGCCAGCCCGGCGAGGTCTCCCTGGTGCTGTGGGATGAGGCCGAGCGCTCCCGCAGTTTCGACCTGCGGGTGGATGTGGACGCCACCTCGGCGGCGGAGGAGATCCATCGCATCTTTCCCAGCGAGAGGATCAACGTATCGGCCTCGCGCAATGCCATCGTGCTTTCCGGGCACGTGAGCAGCGAGGAAGTGCAAAAGAACGCCGGCGCCCTGGCCGGAGCCTACTCCAAGTCCGTGGTCAACGTGCTGACCTACGGTCCCTACGAACCGCAGGAAGTGCTGTTGCAGGTGAAGTTCGCGGAAGTCAACCGCGACGCTCTGGAGCGCTACGCCGTCAACCTGTTCGCGACCAACGTCTCCGTCGTCGGCCAGACGGGTACGGGCAGCCGGCCGCCCGTCAACCTGACCGACACCGACGTCAAGGACGTGCCGGAAGGCTCCTTCAGCAGCGACCTGCAGATCGACCCGCTGAACGTGTTCCTGTTCCGCCCGGATGTGCACGTGGGCGCAGCCATCCAGGCCCTGAAGCAGAAGTCGCTGGCGCAGATCCTGGCCGAACCGAACCTGATCGCTTTGAACGGCAAGGAGGCCAGCTTCCTGGCCGGCGGCGAGTTTCCCATCCCCATCGTGCAGGGCGGAGGCAACGTAGGCAACGTCACGGTCCAGTTCAAGGAGTTCGGCGTGCGGCTG
Protein-coding regions in this window:
- a CDS encoding MoaD/ThiS family protein, translated to MIRVVLPYHLRTLAKVDGEVCLDVEGEATLRSVLDALEARYPMLRGTIRDHATLQRRPFLRFFACEEDLSHQPPAAALPAAVASGAEPLFIIGAIAGG
- a CDS encoding DUF1428 domain-containing protein — encoded protein: MMSYVDGFVLAVPKKNLAAYSRLARAAGKVWREHGALDYKECVGEDLKVKFGLPFPRVMKLKPGETVFFSYIVFKSRRHRDRVNAKVMKDPRLAAMMDGKKMPFDVKRMAYGGFKVLVDA
- a CDS encoding VOC family protein, producing the protein MPRITPFLWFDTQAEEAARFYVSIFKNSKIVKISRYGEAGPGPKGSVMTVVFQLDGQEFIALNGGPHFKFTEAVSFSVECQTQQEVDEFWAKLSAGGEEGPCGWLKDKYGLSWQINPTILGEMLSDPDPGKSTRVMEAMLKMKKIDIQALRQAYEQA
- a CDS encoding helix-turn-helix domain-containing protein — its product is MPRKPRSERRSGCPVSVSLERFGDRWSLLIIRDLMVRGYRTFKQFQQAGEGIATNILADRLRRLEAAGIITAEPEESDARRVNYRLTEKGIDLAPVLLELLIWAARHEETGAACALIERMEQNRPAVLAEVRRRWQERDPTPLLPRVGDPALNFDSPLTSSLRHSQPNAVHSRK
- a CDS encoding sigma-54 dependent transcriptional regulator — translated: MVKCCFIDEREDFFQLLGEKLGEEFEMRSAAADDRELLTECDVVLVGLPPAEDPRFAKCLESLQKIIRNPDAAPVVAFVAGPDRAVMRQAMSAGAYDCFMETGSMEELRIVLRRAARFRDLNREVERLRAQGPQLKDFPAVLGVDGKIRAVFQLAQRVAQTDATVLVTGESGTGKELLARAIHQASPRAKEPFVAVACSSLPETLIESELFGHEKGAFTGANAVRRGRFEAAGQGTIFLDEIGDLSPAMQVKLLRVLQERTFERLGSNKPVAMEARVICATNRNLKQLVEQGSFRLDLYYRLNTVELELPPLRERRDDITLLAHAFLQNFAERHQKPARRISPAAMCALQEYDWPGNVRELQNVLERAVVICEGPDIRINHLPSQFAGWEEETAPTSFEEEVRNFKRRLIQRTLQEYGNNKLQAARSLKIARSSLHRLIDELDIPPRVQ
- a CDS encoding isoprenylcysteine carboxylmethyltransferase family protein, which translates into the protein MNTRHWTDWVGFAVFLACGIRVMVQVPEFGIFLLPALLHQFGVSLSFLLRRPVRAEARGWLPPLSAYASILMLPIFGLAAARWYPEWLARTPSSTQASVAGLLLLGGSTFQVWCIWHMRRAFSIVPQARMLVTNGPYRYVRHPIYAMIVVQNLAGFLFQPTGAVLIAHLAWLAITVVRVNYEEQVMRKAFPEYEEYARRVGAFLPRPPRQESPASMPLGAPADS
- a CDS encoding Flp family type IVb pilin — encoded protein: MKDVLRRMWRDDEGQDVAEYALMLAVILVVVIGAVRLIGTNASNIFNAASGQLTTP
- a CDS encoding A24 family peptidase; the protein is MSEWLWQAFVIAFVVTCAIGDARWRKIPRAFTTCGVVAGLAFHLWSGGLASAAAAAFLGFAVGLAFFQLGAIGGGDVKLMAALGALLGLQPWLVAMQIAVFVAALMAVAQIFRRGAWRQTLENMREILRALKAQGLRAHPVLHVKNAAMIRAPFGVAAACGTLFALVAR
- a CDS encoding TadE/TadG family type IV pilus assembly protein, whose product is MRNQRGYERGATLVEGAITILLFFTLILANIEFGRAYNQYQVMTDAAREGARFSVAPFSGTNTLPTTTAVQAEVQRFLDSAGVRGATISVTQNVTATINNVPVTHTQVTVNAPYTFFFFRFGSVGLSTTATMRNETSP
- a CDS encoding TadE/TadG family type IV pilus assembly protein codes for the protein MRSTQWQSRERGTQIVEMAVALPLLLFMALVVIEGASLVRTHQVLNNAAREGARFSIILTNKDNPATGFNGTNAIKDRVVAYAAANGVTITRSNVTINQCALITSPSGLTYSTSLVVVQLNYTLRYLPRIPFTSAPTTVPLAGRAQFRNFYGCN
- the cpaB gene encoding Flp pilus assembly protein CpaB, which produces MDRRRFLVVGMIAVVLAALVSFGALRVLRGAQADAGSTTNVVVAAKALQVGQQIQLSDLQLARLPTAQLPQGVFGDLKEVAGRGVIVPISEKEVVLNSKLAPREAGAGLPPKIPQGMRALSVRVREDISVAGFVQPGTRVDVLLTGIPPGSPSGQTVTTTVLENVEVLTANQDLQAKEPSKKDTTVVTLLLSPEDAQKLTLASTQGSIHLALRNPLDRDEVKPKGTYYGDLYVAAGAQPQQAKAAVSGASTRRARHAAVPEPSKVYVVEMIRGDKRDEAKF
- a CDS encoding type II and III secretion system protein family protein: MTQTERRWLSLGSLVVMAAMAMAPAAWAMQAAAEAGAMTPKKAPTGLGQAISGAQQGAAEALGSVTPGAPTATGAPQATGPAAEAGMPQEGFPEGSVPLRVLAGKSILVNTTDRLKRVAVSDPTVADALVVTPTQILVHGRQPGEVSLVLWDEAERSRSFDLRVDVDATSAAEEIHRIFPSERINVSASRNAIVLSGHVSSEEVQKNAGALAGAYSKSVVNVLTYGPYEPQEVLLQVKFAEVNRDALERYAVNLFATNVSVVGQTGTGSRPPVNLTDTDVKDVPEGSFSSDLQIDPLNVFLFRPDVHVGAAIQALKQKSLAQILAEPNLIALNGKEASFLAGGEFPIPIVQGGGNVGNVTVQFKEFGVRLRFTPYIMPTGNIRLKVAPEVSQLDFANGVTISGFTIPALVTRRAETELELQDGQSFLIAGLIDNRVANVASKIPGLGDIPIIGYLFRQKFNQKTTGELMVLVTARKVSPSVDLPPGPQFPQEFLDKQKFDKPKPTGGGK